The Sphaerospermopsis torques-reginae ITEP-024 genome has a window encoding:
- the dxr gene encoding 1-deoxy-D-xylulose-5-phosphate reductoisomerase — MKAITLLGSTGSIGTQTLDIVSEHPDKFRIVGLAAGRNVELFAAQIRQFRPQIAAISAADKLPELREAIQDLDPQPILLAGEEGVIEVARYGDSQSVVTGIVGCAGLLPTIAAIEAGKDIALANKETLIAGGPVVLPLVEKHGVKLLPADSEHSAIFQCLQGVPKDGLKKILLTASGGAFRDWPVEKLPTVKVADALKHPNWSMGKKITVDSATLMNKGLEVIEAHYLFGMDYDDIEIVIHPQSIIHSLIELQDTSVLAQLGWPDMRLPLLYAMSWPERIYTNWERLNLVKCGNLTFREPDHQKYPCMNLAYAAGRAGGSMTAVLNAANEQAVALFLEEKIGYLDIARCIEWVCDRHQNDNKQNPSLDDILAADQWARQEVFTATEKLASQPQFISVG; from the coding sequence GTGAAAGCTATTACCCTTCTTGGTTCTACTGGTTCTATTGGTACTCAGACTCTAGACATCGTTTCTGAGCATCCAGACAAGTTTCGCATAGTTGGCCTTGCTGCTGGGCGCAATGTGGAGTTATTCGCGGCGCAAATTCGCCAGTTTCGCCCCCAAATAGCTGCTATTTCTGCTGCTGATAAGTTACCAGAACTGCGGGAGGCAATTCAAGACCTTGATCCCCAACCTATTTTACTCGCTGGGGAAGAGGGTGTGATTGAGGTTGCCCGTTATGGTGATTCCCAAAGCGTTGTTACTGGTATTGTTGGTTGTGCAGGTTTACTTCCTACTATAGCAGCGATTGAAGCGGGTAAAGATATTGCTTTAGCAAATAAAGAAACTCTCATCGCTGGTGGTCCTGTGGTTTTACCTTTGGTGGAAAAACACGGAGTGAAACTATTACCCGCAGATTCGGAACATTCGGCAATTTTTCAATGTTTGCAAGGTGTTCCTAAAGATGGGTTAAAAAAGATATTGCTCACTGCTTCTGGTGGTGCTTTTCGAGATTGGCCTGTGGAAAAGTTACCCACAGTTAAAGTTGCGGATGCTCTTAAACATCCTAACTGGTCAATGGGTAAAAAAATTACTGTTGACTCAGCAACTTTGATGAACAAGGGTTTAGAAGTCATTGAGGCTCATTATTTGTTTGGGATGGATTATGATGACATTGAAATTGTCATTCATCCCCAAAGTATTATTCACTCTTTAATTGAGTTACAAGATACTTCGGTTTTAGCTCAACTGGGTTGGCCAGATATGCGTTTACCTTTGCTTTATGCAATGTCTTGGCCAGAAAGAATTTACACAAATTGGGAAAGATTGAATTTAGTAAAATGCGGTAATTTAACATTCCGTGAACCGGATCATCAAAAATATCCTTGCATGAATTTAGCTTATGCTGCGGGTAGAGCCGGCGGTTCAATGACTGCGGTTTTAAATGCAGCAAATGAACAAGCGGTGGCACTATTTTTAGAAGAGAAAATTGGCTATTTGGACATTGCGCGTTGTATTGAATGGGTGTGCGATCGCCATCAAAATGATAACAAACAAAATCCTTCCTTAGATGACATTTTAGCAGCAGATCAATGGGCTAGGCAAGAAGTTTTTACTGCTACTGAAAAGTTAGCAAGTCAACCTCAGTTTATTTCCGTGGGTTAA
- a CDS encoding glycosyltransferase family 87 protein: MILSILIIFSFHFLRKNQFKLPGEAILFIMCSFPIFATFERGQIDTLVMYLTVLSFDLFQNRKPQSFLPASFLLAISSCIKIFPIVTLLYYLFNKKFKYLISAILFTILVFFLPLLYFDFSVYQHFFQVILPNIFGGITTSETINTHGQNVVNNLVISVGNTGLENTGLIASRNISNGYMNPLLKNNTLGAFLIGLASMISLLILNRKNSKEYQFYSILNTINLFNPKPWIMGLVWYFPTFFSLYPQVNKWGKLVMLTPIFMPPFTNTNAMLAFVITLLLSVCLNNQKFGRHLLKREYINQDNETTI; this comes from the coding sequence ATGATTCTTTCTATCTTAATTATTTTTAGCTTTCATTTTTTGAGAAAAAATCAATTTAAACTACCAGGAGAAGCAATTTTATTTATAATGTGTAGTTTTCCTATATTTGCTACATTTGAAAGGGGGCAAATAGATACTTTAGTGATGTATTTAACTGTTTTATCATTTGATTTATTTCAAAATAGAAAACCCCAATCATTTTTACCTGCATCTTTCTTGTTAGCTATAAGTAGTTGTATCAAAATTTTTCCTATAGTTACGTTACTTTATTATCTATTTAACAAAAAATTTAAATACTTAATTTCTGCTATATTATTTACAATCTTAGTATTTTTCTTACCCTTGTTATATTTTGATTTTTCAGTATATCAACATTTCTTTCAAGTCATATTACCAAATATATTTGGAGGAATCACCACATCAGAAACCATCAATACTCATGGACAAAATGTAGTTAATAATTTGGTAATTTCTGTAGGAAATACAGGGTTAGAAAATACAGGTTTGATCGCTAGTCGTAATATTTCTAATGGATATATGAATCCATTGTTAAAAAATAATACTCTTGGTGCATTTCTGATTGGATTAGCATCCATGATATCATTATTGATACTTAATCGCAAAAATAGCAAAGAATATCAATTTTATTCGATTTTAAACACCATTAACTTATTTAATCCAAAACCTTGGATTATGGGATTAGTCTGGTATTTTCCCACATTTTTTAGTTTATATCCTCAAGTCAATAAATGGGGTAAGTTGGTAATGTTGACACCTATATTTATGCCACCATTTACTAATACCAATGCCATGTTAGCATTTGTTATTACTTTGTTATTGTCTGTATGTTTAAATAATCAGAAGTTTGGCAGACATCTATTAAAACGAGAATACATAAACCAAGACAATGAAACTACAATATAA